A genomic segment from Acipenser ruthenus chromosome 5, fAciRut3.2 maternal haplotype, whole genome shotgun sequence encodes:
- the LOC117402740 gene encoding STAGA complex 65 subunit gamma-like isoform X1: MVKSLTGKMMRYWGEIPVSAVPPSRSSFDLLQREFRSVEVQDPPLHQPSAHRPRPTTMFDVPSEPCSLTIHTVQLNQHVRRLRRLLATAQGQPQAEGGAKLEENETLPARPPTPAIPDDLLPLDSKAPALPFQLLHSDPESDFYKGKGEPVTELSWPSCRQLLYQSVATVLAHAGFESAQESVLEMLTDVAHEHYLRLSRLLRVAVDREARLGVTPFPDVVEQVFHEAGIGSVLALQHFWQHRIKDYHSYMLQVSKQLSEAYERLVNPEKAAEDAKPLKIKEEPLSDITFPINEELEADLASGDQSLPIGVLGAPSERFSSGLEGDCSPHTGGAVGNNSPLWNLAQVKLEPQDVEEGQVHGHGELTGDVFEEPMSTISESGVPPSPDGAGSDASYGSHSPDSLMGTSPVFNQRLKKRLKKM; the protein is encoded by the exons ATGGTAAAAAG TCTGACTGGTAAAATGATGCGGTACTGGGGTGAGATCCCTGTGTCGGCGGTGCCACCCAGCCGGAGCTCCTTCGACTTGCTGCAGAGGGAGTTTCGCTCAGTAGAGGTGCAGGACCCACCATTGCACCAGCCCTCTGCCCATCGCCCGCGccccaccaccatgtttgacgtGCCCTCCGAGCCCTGCAGCCTGACCATCCACACTGTGCAGCTCAACCAGCACGTGCGCCGGCTCCGACGACTGCTCGCCACTGCTCAGGGGCAACCCCAGGCTGAAGGGGGTGCAAAGCTGGAGGAGAACGAGACCTTGCCTGCTCGGCCCCCCACACCAGCTATCCCTGATGACCTGCTACCCCTCGACAGCAAGGCACCCGCCCTTCCCTTCCAGCTTCTACACAGCGACCCAGAGAGCGATTTCTACAA GGGGAAAGGGGAGCCTGTGACGGAGCTGAGCTGGCCCTCTTGTCGGCAGCTTCTATATCAATCAGTGGCCACAGTGCTTGCCCATGCAGGCTTCGAGTCGGCGCAGGAGAGTGTGCTGGAGATGCTGACAGACGTGGCTCATGAGCACTACCTGCGGCTGAGCCGGCTGCTGCGCGTGGCTGTGGATCGAGAGGCCCGCCTGGGTGTCACACCCTTCCCTGACGTGGTGGAGCAGGTGTTCCACGAGGCTGGCATTGGCAGCGTGCTGGCACTGCAGCACTTCTGGCAGCACCGCATCAAGGACTACCATAGCTACATGCTGCAG GTTAGCAAGCAGCTGTCTGAGGCGTACGAGCGACTGGTGAACCCTGAGAAGGCAGCGGAGGATGCCAAGCCCCTGAAGATCAAGGAGGAGCCTCTCAGCGACATCACCTTCCCGATCAACGAGGAGCTGGAGGCAGACCTGGCCTCAGGGGACCAGTCCCTGCCCATCGGGGTGCTGGGGGCCCCCAGCGAGAGGTTCTCCTCCGGGCTTGAGGGAGACTGCTCCCCCCATACAGGAG GTGCGGTGGGCAACAATTCCCCCTTGTGGAACCTGGCGCAGGTGAAGTTGGAGCCGCAGGACGTGGAGGAGGGGCAGGTGCACGGGCACGGCGAGCTGACGGGCGACGTCTTCGAGGAGCCCATGTCAACCATTAGCGAGTCTGGTGTCCCGCCGTCCCCCGACGGGGCCGGCTCCGATGCCAGCTACGGATCCCACTCCCCCGACAGCCTCATGGGCACTTCGCCTGTCTTCAACCAGCGCCTTAAGAAACGCCTCAAGAAGATGTGA
- the LOC117402740 gene encoding STAGA complex 65 subunit gamma-like isoform X2, with protein sequence MMRYWGEIPVSAVPPSRSSFDLLQREFRSVEVQDPPLHQPSAHRPRPTTMFDVPSEPCSLTIHTVQLNQHVRRLRRLLATAQGQPQAEGGAKLEENETLPARPPTPAIPDDLLPLDSKAPALPFQLLHSDPESDFYKGKGEPVTELSWPSCRQLLYQSVATVLAHAGFESAQESVLEMLTDVAHEHYLRLSRLLRVAVDREARLGVTPFPDVVEQVFHEAGIGSVLALQHFWQHRIKDYHSYMLQVSKQLSEAYERLVNPEKAAEDAKPLKIKEEPLSDITFPINEELEADLASGDQSLPIGVLGAPSERFSSGLEGDCSPHTGGAVGNNSPLWNLAQVKLEPQDVEEGQVHGHGELTGDVFEEPMSTISESGVPPSPDGAGSDASYGSHSPDSLMGTSPVFNQRLKKRLKKM encoded by the exons ATGATGCGGTACTGGGGTGAGATCCCTGTGTCGGCGGTGCCACCCAGCCGGAGCTCCTTCGACTTGCTGCAGAGGGAGTTTCGCTCAGTAGAGGTGCAGGACCCACCATTGCACCAGCCCTCTGCCCATCGCCCGCGccccaccaccatgtttgacgtGCCCTCCGAGCCCTGCAGCCTGACCATCCACACTGTGCAGCTCAACCAGCACGTGCGCCGGCTCCGACGACTGCTCGCCACTGCTCAGGGGCAACCCCAGGCTGAAGGGGGTGCAAAGCTGGAGGAGAACGAGACCTTGCCTGCTCGGCCCCCCACACCAGCTATCCCTGATGACCTGCTACCCCTCGACAGCAAGGCACCCGCCCTTCCCTTCCAGCTTCTACACAGCGACCCAGAGAGCGATTTCTACAA GGGGAAAGGGGAGCCTGTGACGGAGCTGAGCTGGCCCTCTTGTCGGCAGCTTCTATATCAATCAGTGGCCACAGTGCTTGCCCATGCAGGCTTCGAGTCGGCGCAGGAGAGTGTGCTGGAGATGCTGACAGACGTGGCTCATGAGCACTACCTGCGGCTGAGCCGGCTGCTGCGCGTGGCTGTGGATCGAGAGGCCCGCCTGGGTGTCACACCCTTCCCTGACGTGGTGGAGCAGGTGTTCCACGAGGCTGGCATTGGCAGCGTGCTGGCACTGCAGCACTTCTGGCAGCACCGCATCAAGGACTACCATAGCTACATGCTGCAG GTTAGCAAGCAGCTGTCTGAGGCGTACGAGCGACTGGTGAACCCTGAGAAGGCAGCGGAGGATGCCAAGCCCCTGAAGATCAAGGAGGAGCCTCTCAGCGACATCACCTTCCCGATCAACGAGGAGCTGGAGGCAGACCTGGCCTCAGGGGACCAGTCCCTGCCCATCGGGGTGCTGGGGGCCCCCAGCGAGAGGTTCTCCTCCGGGCTTGAGGGAGACTGCTCCCCCCATACAGGAG GTGCGGTGGGCAACAATTCCCCCTTGTGGAACCTGGCGCAGGTGAAGTTGGAGCCGCAGGACGTGGAGGAGGGGCAGGTGCACGGGCACGGCGAGCTGACGGGCGACGTCTTCGAGGAGCCCATGTCAACCATTAGCGAGTCTGGTGTCCCGCCGTCCCCCGACGGGGCCGGCTCCGATGCCAGCTACGGATCCCACTCCCCCGACAGCCTCATGGGCACTTCGCCTGTCTTCAACCAGCGCCTTAAGAAACGCCTCAAGAAGATGTGA
- the LOC117403360 gene encoding kanadaptin-like isoform X1: MAECTNKTQVGCQREEGIETEMSEEALEKTSESNEGEARERGGKSEIQEKEDPFKKPSVFATPFPPSKKTRATAASVKVNQVKTESSSDKPLNTGRSVIEKGATDLVDEGSGNGASSEIKPDCTSSLENGSDSTESIQKICTDDDHEKVVSKRNTNLQELAQQAKHKLAVKTQGNAKFKPGPPLSYTEPPWGGVAETPYLFEILKNGTILDTVELNEKSFIVFGRLPNCDVPLEHPSISRYHSVVQYRRLPGDSVGEEMGFYVFDLGSTHGTFVNKNKVPPKTYIRLKVGYVLKFGGSTRLFILQGPDSDVEAESELSVTELKDLRRKQKAELERKMMGDCDDDDDEVEEEEEEGKKNKKRVKERNTADIGCFWGMAEDALVEDENEENPFATEFQEDQEAFYIKDPKKALQGFFDREGEELEYEYDAKDQGTWICRVRLPVDDATGRQLVAEVTHTGRKKEAAVQCALEGCRILDARGLLRQEAVSRKRRKKNWEEEDFYDSDDDTFLDRTGAVERKRKDRMKKAGKVEEKPDTFDSLVAKLAEVEKELAETEQKLHASRKSGSQQSSEDPLDAFMSEVRSGSALDSVTRKKLHLHACELKKEGQRLKRLVEITRPTQLPALDSGTESHRSGEPGKPKKLSLPLFGAMKGGSKFKLKTGTIGHLPPKRLDLPEQLFNMKELGPEVEEEEEEEEEMPAAEREDESREPGDTDMEMRSPSSHTTVGASGNNSPAKNAAGEEVEPDRAGKDKDIPEQQATPATPDCATVPMESGSEKVPEVVQKKKKKAFGPSRPPAALLSTKYPEDDPDYCVWVPPKDQSGDGRTHLNEKYGY; the protein is encoded by the exons ATGGCAGaatgcacaaacaaaacacaagtgGGATGTCAGCGTGAAGAAGGCATTGAGACCGAAATGAGTGAGGAAGCGCTGGAAAAGACAAGTGAAAGCAATGAGGgggaagcgagagagagaggaggcaagAGTGAAATTCAGGAAAAGGAAGACCCCTTCAAGAAACCGAGTGTTTTTGCTACCCCTTTCCCACCGAGCAAAAAGACTAGGGCTACTGCTGCTAGCGTTAAAGTAAACCAAGTCAAAACAGAATCAAGCAGCGACAAACCATTAAATACCGGAAGATCAGTGATAGAGAAAGGGGCTACCGACCTAGTGGATGAAGGCAGTGGTAACGGCGCCAGTTCTGAAATCAAGCCCGACTGTACATCATCACTAGAGAACGGGTCTGATTCTACAGAAAGCATTCAAAAAATATGTACAGACGACGACCATGAAAAAGTGGTTAGCAAAAGAAACACAAACTTACAGGAACTCGCACAACAAGCGAAACACAAGCTAGCTGTCAAGACGCAGGGTAATGCCAAGTTCAAGCCCGGTCCTCCTTTGTCGTACACTGAGCCGCCGTGGGGTGGTGTTGCCGAAACCCCGTACCTCTTCGAGATCTTAAAGAATGGCACTATCCTGGACACGGTTGAGTTGAACGAAAAGAGTTTCATCGTTTTCGGCAGGCTGCCGAACTGCGACGTGCCTCTGGAACACCCCTCCATCTCCCGCTATCACTCAGTGGTTCAGTATCGCCGCCTTCCCGGGGACTCAGTAGGGGAGGAGATGGGCTTTTACGTCTTCGACCTGGGCAGTACCCACGGGACTTTTGTCAACAAGAATAAGGTCCCACCGAAAACCTACATTAGACTGAAGGTGGGGTACGTGCTCAAATTTGGAGGGAGCACCAGGCTATTCATCTTACAG GGGCCGGATTCGGATGTGGAGGCGGAGTCAGAGCTGTCAGTCACTGAGCTGAAGGATCTGCGGAGGAAGCAGAAGGCGGAGCTGGAGAGGAAGATGATGGGTgactgtgatgatgatgatgatgaggtggaggaagaggaggaggagggaaagaagaaTAAGAAGAGAGTTAAAGAGAGGAACACTGCAGACATAGGATGTTTCTGGGGGATGG CTGAAGATGCATTGGTTGAAGATGAGAATGAGGAGAACCCCTTTGCCACCGAGTTTCAGGAAGACCAAGAGGCCTTCTACATCAAGGACCCCAAAAAGGCCCTGCAAGGCTTCTTTGACAGAGAAG GAGAGGAGCTGGAGTACGAATACGATGCCAAGGACCAGGGGACGTGGATCTGCAGAGTCAG GTTGCCAGTGGACGATGCCACGGGCAGGCAGCTGGTGGCGGAGGTGACCCACACTGGCAGGAAGAAGGAAGCAGCTGTTCAGTGTGCCCTGGAGGGATGCCGGATACTGGACGCTAGGGGTTTACTGAGGCAGGAGGCTG TGTCTCGCAAGCGGCGCAAGAAGAACTGGGAGGAGGAGGATTTCTACGACAGCGATGACGACACCTTCCTGGACCGGACTGGTGCTGTGGAGAGGAAGAGGAAGGACCGCATGAAGAAAGCAGGGAAAGTCGAGGAGAAGCCAGACACTTTTGACTCCCTG GTAGCCAAGCTGGCAGAGGTGGAGAAGGAGCTGGCTGAAACAGAGCAGAAGCTCCATGCTTCAAGAAAAA GTGGTTCCCAGCAATCCTCCGAAGACCCTCTGGATGCCTTCATGTCAGAGGTTCGGTCCGGCAGTGCACTGGACAGCGTGACGCGCAAAAAGCTGCACCTACACGCCTGCGAGCTCAAGAAGGAGGGCCAGCGACTCAAGAGACTGGTGGAGATTACCCGACCAACACAGCTACCAGCCCTGGACTCGGG GACTGAAAGTCATAGGTCGGGAGAGCCTGGCAAACCCAAGAAGCTGTCCCTGCCCTTGTTTGGCGCAATGAAGGGGGGTAGCAAGTTCAAACTGAAGACTGGCACCATTGGG CACCTCCCCCCGAAGAGACTAGACCTGCCTGAACAGCTGTTCAACATGAAGGAGCTGGGGCctgaggtggaggaggaggaggaggaagaggaggagatgcCAGCGGCTGAGAGGGAGGATGAGAGCAGAGAGCCTGGAGACACGGATATGGAGATGAGATCTCCAAGTTCACACACCACTGTTGGGGCCTCTG GCAACAATTCCCCTGCTAAGAATGCAGCTGGGGAAGAGGTTGAACCAGACAGAGCTGGGAAAGACAAAGACATTCCAGAGCAACAAGCTACTCCTGCTACTCCTGACTGTGCCAC AGTACCCATGGAGTCTGGAAGTGAAAAGGTGCCAGAGGTGGttcagaagaaaaagaagaaagctTTTGGACCCAGCCGA
- the LOC117403360 gene encoding kanadaptin-like isoform X2, which produces MCVCTQGPDSDVEAESELSVTELKDLRRKQKAELERKMMGDCDDDDDEVEEEEEEGKKNKKRVKERNTADIGCFWGMAEDALVEDENEENPFATEFQEDQEAFYIKDPKKALQGFFDREGEELEYEYDAKDQGTWICRVRLPVDDATGRQLVAEVTHTGRKKEAAVQCALEGCRILDARGLLRQEAVSRKRRKKNWEEEDFYDSDDDTFLDRTGAVERKRKDRMKKAGKVEEKPDTFDSLVAKLAEVEKELAETEQKLHASRKSGSQQSSEDPLDAFMSEVRSGSALDSVTRKKLHLHACELKKEGQRLKRLVEITRPTQLPALDSGTESHRSGEPGKPKKLSLPLFGAMKGGSKFKLKTGTIGHLPPKRLDLPEQLFNMKELGPEVEEEEEEEEEMPAAEREDESREPGDTDMEMRSPSSHTTVGASGNNSPAKNAAGEEVEPDRAGKDKDIPEQQATPATPDCATVPMESGSEKVPEVVQKKKKKAFGPSRPPAALLSTKYPEDDPDYCVWVPPKDQSGDGRTHLNEKYGY; this is translated from the exons ATGTGTGTCTGCACACAGGGGCCGGATTCGGATGTGGAGGCGGAGTCAGAGCTGTCAGTCACTGAGCTGAAGGATCTGCGGAGGAAGCAGAAGGCGGAGCTGGAGAGGAAGATGATGGGTgactgtgatgatgatgatgatgaggtggaggaagaggaggaggagggaaagaagaaTAAGAAGAGAGTTAAAGAGAGGAACACTGCAGACATAGGATGTTTCTGGGGGATGG CTGAAGATGCATTGGTTGAAGATGAGAATGAGGAGAACCCCTTTGCCACCGAGTTTCAGGAAGACCAAGAGGCCTTCTACATCAAGGACCCCAAAAAGGCCCTGCAAGGCTTCTTTGACAGAGAAG GAGAGGAGCTGGAGTACGAATACGATGCCAAGGACCAGGGGACGTGGATCTGCAGAGTCAG GTTGCCAGTGGACGATGCCACGGGCAGGCAGCTGGTGGCGGAGGTGACCCACACTGGCAGGAAGAAGGAAGCAGCTGTTCAGTGTGCCCTGGAGGGATGCCGGATACTGGACGCTAGGGGTTTACTGAGGCAGGAGGCTG TGTCTCGCAAGCGGCGCAAGAAGAACTGGGAGGAGGAGGATTTCTACGACAGCGATGACGACACCTTCCTGGACCGGACTGGTGCTGTGGAGAGGAAGAGGAAGGACCGCATGAAGAAAGCAGGGAAAGTCGAGGAGAAGCCAGACACTTTTGACTCCCTG GTAGCCAAGCTGGCAGAGGTGGAGAAGGAGCTGGCTGAAACAGAGCAGAAGCTCCATGCTTCAAGAAAAA GTGGTTCCCAGCAATCCTCCGAAGACCCTCTGGATGCCTTCATGTCAGAGGTTCGGTCCGGCAGTGCACTGGACAGCGTGACGCGCAAAAAGCTGCACCTACACGCCTGCGAGCTCAAGAAGGAGGGCCAGCGACTCAAGAGACTGGTGGAGATTACCCGACCAACACAGCTACCAGCCCTGGACTCGGG GACTGAAAGTCATAGGTCGGGAGAGCCTGGCAAACCCAAGAAGCTGTCCCTGCCCTTGTTTGGCGCAATGAAGGGGGGTAGCAAGTTCAAACTGAAGACTGGCACCATTGGG CACCTCCCCCCGAAGAGACTAGACCTGCCTGAACAGCTGTTCAACATGAAGGAGCTGGGGCctgaggtggaggaggaggaggaggaagaggaggagatgcCAGCGGCTGAGAGGGAGGATGAGAGCAGAGAGCCTGGAGACACGGATATGGAGATGAGATCTCCAAGTTCACACACCACTGTTGGGGCCTCTG GCAACAATTCCCCTGCTAAGAATGCAGCTGGGGAAGAGGTTGAACCAGACAGAGCTGGGAAAGACAAAGACATTCCAGAGCAACAAGCTACTCCTGCTACTCCTGACTGTGCCAC AGTACCCATGGAGTCTGGAAGTGAAAAGGTGCCAGAGGTGGttcagaagaaaaagaagaaagctTTTGGACCCAGCCGA